In Musa acuminata AAA Group cultivar baxijiao chromosome BXJ3-9, Cavendish_Baxijiao_AAA, whole genome shotgun sequence, a single genomic region encodes these proteins:
- the LOC103999027 gene encoding 26S proteasome non-ATPase regulatory subunit 7 homolog A codes for MDVVKVQQMSGRAVEKVIVHPLVLLSIVDNYNRVARDTRKRVIGVLLGSSAKGTVDVTNSYAVPFEEDEKDPSIWFLDHNYHESMFSMFKRINAKEHVVGWYSTGPKLRENDLDIHALFNDYVPNSVLVIIDVQPKELGIPTKAYYAVEEVKENATQKSQKVFVHVSSEIAAHEVEEIGVEHLLRDVKDTTISTLATEVTGKLSALKGLDARLREIRSYLDLVIDGKLPLNHEILYHLQDIFNLLPNLNVNELIKAFAVKTNDMMLVIYLSSLIRSVIALHNLINNKMLNKEHEKAEDSKPTAIPSAAGS; via the exons ATGGATGTGGTGAAGGTACAGCAGATGTCGGGGAGGGCGGTGGAGAAGGTGATCGTCCATCCGCTGGTGCTGCTGAGCATCGTCGATAACTACAACCGTGTCGCCCGCGACACCCGCAAGCGCGTCATCGGCGTCCTCCTCGGCTCCTCCGCTAAAGGCACCGTCGACGTCACCAACTCCTATGCAG TGCCTTTCGAAGAAGATGAGAAAGACCCAAGCATTTGGTTTCTGGATCATAATTACCATGAGTCAATGTTCTCCATGTTTAAGAGAATAAATG CCAAGGAGCATGTTGTGGGTTGGTATAGCACAGGACCAAAACTAAGGGAGAATGATTTGGACATTCATGCTTTGTTCAATGA TTATGTTCCTAATTCTGTTTTGGTGATTATTGATGTCCAACCTAAAGAGCTTGGTATACCTACCAAAGCCTACTATGCTGTTGAAGAGGTCAAAGAG AATGCTACCCAGAAAAGTCAGAAGGTGTTTGTGCATGTGTCTTCAGAAATTGCTGCACATGAAGTCGAGGAAATTG GGGTGGAACACTTGTTGAGGGATGTCAAGGATACAACAATCAGTACGCTTGCAACAGAG GTCACTGGCAAACTTTCAGCCTTGAAGGGGCTCGATGCAAGGTTACGTGAGATACGTAGTTATCTAGATCTTGTAATTGATGGCAAGCTACCACTGAATCATGAGATTTTGTACCATTTGCAG GACATATTCAATCTACTTCCAAATCTTAACGTCAATGAATTGATCAAGGCTTTTGCAG TGAAAACGAATGATATGATGTTAGTTATATATCTTTCTTCCCTCATCCGGAGTGTTATCGCACTTCACAACTTGATAAACAACAAA ATGCTCAACAAGGAACATGAGAAAGCCGAAGACTCGAAACCCACTGCCATACCGAGTGCAGCAGGAAGCTAA
- the LOC135648636 gene encoding PITH domain-containing protein At3g04780-like — MTSTPSSSIPRGQVDLVEFVDWSGVECLNQTTSHPIVNALKQGSRDDDGLHLESDADEQLLIYVPFLQVIKLHSVVIVGPEEEGPKTVKLFANKEHMGFSNVNDYPPSDSIDLSLDNLKGMPVTVKYVKFQNIRSLTIFIEDNQGGSDVTKVQKIAFLGTTVDTTNMKDLKKIEEH; from the exons ATGACTTCGACGCCTTCTTCCTCGATCCCGCGGGGACAG GTGGATCTCGTTGAATTCGTGGACTGGAGCGGCGTCGAGTGCCTCAACCAGACAACGAGTCACCCCATCGTCAATGCCTTGAAGCAG GGTTCCAGGGATGACGATGGTTTGCATCTGGAGAGCGATGCGGATGAGCAGCTCTTGATTTACGTTCCTTTTCTCCAAGTCATAAAGCTTCATTCGGTTGTCATCGTGGGACCGGAAGAGGAAG GTCCCAAGACAGTAAAACTCTTTGCAAACAAAGAGCACATGGGCTTCAG TAATGTTAATGACTATCCACCTAGTGATTCCATTGATTTGTCACTTGACAATCTTAAG GGGATGCCTGTTACGGTGAAGTATGTCAAGTTTCAAAATATTCGCAG CTTAACGATTTTTATTGAGGACAACCAAGGTGGTAGCGATGTCACAAAAGTTCAGAAGATTGCTTTTCTGGGAACAAC GGTTGATACCACAAACATGAAAGATTTGAAAAAGATAGAAGAGCACTAA